From the Temnothorax longispinosus isolate EJ_2023e chromosome 6, Tlon_JGU_v1, whole genome shotgun sequence genome, one window contains:
- the LOC139814448 gene encoding sialin isoform X1 produces the protein MYQEYDERRPLIAPPRKRWIPIRIWICMMMFTACWTSYACRLQMPILVVPMIEEPAINHTVSGVCVFNESRRRRDIVINPLDPASYLDQYVLDLVQEERDRKLLHSLQRRQAQPVATRSSDTPLALFSGLPFDWSPTVRGQLLASYAYGNVPGNFIGGWLSLRYGPRRAVLWTSVLAALISLITPILAQCHWGLLLFSRIIIGITGGVTFPACHTMVAKWAPPHERARFIWSLLGGTFGTILTYPMIAGIAETLNWESGWYIPSLLMLMWVCVWALVAYDSPREHPGITVEEKDYILTAQAGTVRPEKPRWKQTPMREILTSVPFISLIICHFGNLFLLFFYQNSLMLYLTKALGFQLTKGGAAAGAPWGARMLFGFFFSWAGDTIKRKQLITVTLLRKLATIFSHLIPGVFLILVGYVGCDFVLANVFLFLALGFNGAALISNLSNNQDLAPNFAGFLYGIMNTIGSSSGMIIPPIVEEIAGKYGNPIDRWQILFWIGAAVCIGSMVVFLFGGSGNIQKWNELRPLEGPKENVEAGQTNLEPIDNTART, from the exons AGC GATGGATTCCGATACGCATTTGGATCTGCATGATGATGTTCACCGCTTGCTGGACCAGCTACGCGTGCCGCTTGCAAATGCCGATTCTGGTGGTACCGATGATCGAGGAGCCGGCGATCAATCACACGGTCAGCGGTGTGTGCGTGTTCAATGAGTCTCGACGACGCCGCGACATTGTCATCAATCCACTCGACCCTGCCAGCTATCTGGACCAATATGTTCTGGATCTCGTCCAGGAAGAGCGGGATAGGAAACTGCTGCATTCGTTGCAACGTCGCCAAGCGCAACCAGTCGCGACGCGATCATCAGATACACCCCTCGCACTTTTTAGCGGCCTGCCGTTTGATTGGTCCCCGACGGTGCGAGGACAACTGCTGGCCAGCTACGCTTACGGCAACGTACCCGGCAACTTCATCGGCGGCTGGTTGTCCCTGAGATACGGGCCACGTCGCGCAGTTCTCTGGACATCGGTCCTGGCCGCGTTGATCTCGCTAATCACCCCGATTCTGGCACAGTGTCATTGGGGCTTGTTACTGTTCTCCAGGATCATCATCGGCATCACTGGCGGTGTCACCTTTCCCGCGTGTCATACCATGGTAGCGAAGTGGGCACCGCCGCACGAACGGGCGCGCTTCATCTGGTCTTTGCTGGGTGGCACGTTTGGTACGATACTGACCTATCCAATGATAGCTGGTATCGCGGAGACCCTGAACTGGGAATCCGGCTGGTACATACCATCCCTGTTGATGCTAATGTGGGTCTGCGTGTGGGCACTGGTTGCCTATGACTCGCCAAGGGAACACCCGGGCATCACTGTCGAAGAGAAGGACTACATTTTAAC CGCTCAAGCGGGAACGGTGCGCCCCGAGAAACCCCGGTGGAAACAGACCCCGATGCGGGAGATATTAACATCGGTGCCGTTTATCAGTTTGATCATATGCCATTTCGGGAATCTCTTCTTATTGTTCTTCTATCAAAACTCGCTCATGCTGTACTTGACGAAAGCGCTGGGATTTCAATTAACGAAAGGCGGCGCCGCGGCCGGCGCGCCGTGGGGCGCCAGGATGCTATTCGGGTTCTTCTTCAGCTGGGCGGGTGATACCATCAAGAGGAAGCAGCTCATCACCGTTACCCTCTTGCGCAAACTTGCGACTATATTCT CGCATCTTATACCGGGCGTCTTCCTGATATTAGTCGGCTACGTCGGATGTGACTTCGTACTAGCGAACGTCTTTCTGTTCCTGGCATTGGGCTTCAACGGCGCTGCCCTTATCTCCAATCTGTCGAACAATCAAGATCTCGCGCCGAACTTTGCTGGTTTCCTTTATGGTATCATGAATACAATCGGTAGCAGTTCCGGTATGATTATCCCGCCGATAGTCGAAGAAATAGCTGGCAAATACGGG AATCCGATCGACAGATGGCAGATACTCTTCTGGATAGGCGCCGCAGTGTGCATTGGGAGTATGGTTGTGTTCCTGTTCGGAGGTAGTggtaatatacaaaaatggAATGAACTACGACCGCTTGAGGGACCAAAGGAAAATGTGGAAGCTGGACAAACCAATTTGGAGCCTATCGATAATACTGCGCGAACTTAA
- the LOC139814448 gene encoding sialin isoform X2, which produces MRLQRFQRRLCQSLSRWIPIRIWICMMMFTACWTSYACRLQMPILVVPMIEEPAINHTVSGVCVFNESRRRRDIVINPLDPASYLDQYVLDLVQEERDRKLLHSLQRRQAQPVATRSSDTPLALFSGLPFDWSPTVRGQLLASYAYGNVPGNFIGGWLSLRYGPRRAVLWTSVLAALISLITPILAQCHWGLLLFSRIIIGITGGVTFPACHTMVAKWAPPHERARFIWSLLGGTFGTILTYPMIAGIAETLNWESGWYIPSLLMLMWVCVWALVAYDSPREHPGITVEEKDYILTAQAGTVRPEKPRWKQTPMREILTSVPFISLIICHFGNLFLLFFYQNSLMLYLTKALGFQLTKGGAAAGAPWGARMLFGFFFSWAGDTIKRKQLITVTLLRKLATIFSHLIPGVFLILVGYVGCDFVLANVFLFLALGFNGAALISNLSNNQDLAPNFAGFLYGIMNTIGSSSGMIIPPIVEEIAGKYGNPIDRWQILFWIGAAVCIGSMVVFLFGGSGNIQKWNELRPLEGPKENVEAGQTNLEPIDNTART; this is translated from the exons atgaGGCTCCAAAGATTTCAACGGCGGCTCTGTCAATCACTATCAC GATGGATTCCGATACGCATTTGGATCTGCATGATGATGTTCACCGCTTGCTGGACCAGCTACGCGTGCCGCTTGCAAATGCCGATTCTGGTGGTACCGATGATCGAGGAGCCGGCGATCAATCACACGGTCAGCGGTGTGTGCGTGTTCAATGAGTCTCGACGACGCCGCGACATTGTCATCAATCCACTCGACCCTGCCAGCTATCTGGACCAATATGTTCTGGATCTCGTCCAGGAAGAGCGGGATAGGAAACTGCTGCATTCGTTGCAACGTCGCCAAGCGCAACCAGTCGCGACGCGATCATCAGATACACCCCTCGCACTTTTTAGCGGCCTGCCGTTTGATTGGTCCCCGACGGTGCGAGGACAACTGCTGGCCAGCTACGCTTACGGCAACGTACCCGGCAACTTCATCGGCGGCTGGTTGTCCCTGAGATACGGGCCACGTCGCGCAGTTCTCTGGACATCGGTCCTGGCCGCGTTGATCTCGCTAATCACCCCGATTCTGGCACAGTGTCATTGGGGCTTGTTACTGTTCTCCAGGATCATCATCGGCATCACTGGCGGTGTCACCTTTCCCGCGTGTCATACCATGGTAGCGAAGTGGGCACCGCCGCACGAACGGGCGCGCTTCATCTGGTCTTTGCTGGGTGGCACGTTTGGTACGATACTGACCTATCCAATGATAGCTGGTATCGCGGAGACCCTGAACTGGGAATCCGGCTGGTACATACCATCCCTGTTGATGCTAATGTGGGTCTGCGTGTGGGCACTGGTTGCCTATGACTCGCCAAGGGAACACCCGGGCATCACTGTCGAAGAGAAGGACTACATTTTAAC CGCTCAAGCGGGAACGGTGCGCCCCGAGAAACCCCGGTGGAAACAGACCCCGATGCGGGAGATATTAACATCGGTGCCGTTTATCAGTTTGATCATATGCCATTTCGGGAATCTCTTCTTATTGTTCTTCTATCAAAACTCGCTCATGCTGTACTTGACGAAAGCGCTGGGATTTCAATTAACGAAAGGCGGCGCCGCGGCCGGCGCGCCGTGGGGCGCCAGGATGCTATTCGGGTTCTTCTTCAGCTGGGCGGGTGATACCATCAAGAGGAAGCAGCTCATCACCGTTACCCTCTTGCGCAAACTTGCGACTATATTCT CGCATCTTATACCGGGCGTCTTCCTGATATTAGTCGGCTACGTCGGATGTGACTTCGTACTAGCGAACGTCTTTCTGTTCCTGGCATTGGGCTTCAACGGCGCTGCCCTTATCTCCAATCTGTCGAACAATCAAGATCTCGCGCCGAACTTTGCTGGTTTCCTTTATGGTATCATGAATACAATCGGTAGCAGTTCCGGTATGATTATCCCGCCGATAGTCGAAGAAATAGCTGGCAAATACGGG AATCCGATCGACAGATGGCAGATACTCTTCTGGATAGGCGCCGCAGTGTGCATTGGGAGTATGGTTGTGTTCCTGTTCGGAGGTAGTggtaatatacaaaaatggAATGAACTACGACCGCTTGAGGGACCAAAGGAAAATGTGGAAGCTGGACAAACCAATTTGGAGCCTATCGATAATACTGCGCGAACTTAA